The Microbacterium sp. SORGH_AS_0862 region GGATCCGGCGGTGGGATGCGGCAGCACACCGTCGGGCTCGGCGTCGACCGGCGATGGCCCGACGGGCAACCGCGTCTCGTCGGCACCGTCGTGGGGTACAGGGCAACCCGTCGTGATGTCGGACATCTGTTTCCTTTCGTGGGGGTCATTCACTCTGGGCGGCACATGCCGGACACATGCCCCAGAAGGTCACCTCGGCAGCCTCGACCGAGAAGCCATGCGCCTGCTGGGGATGCATGCACGGCGCCGCTCCCGCGACGCAGTCCACATCCTCGACACGTCCGCAGCCGCGGCAGACGAGGTGGTGGTGGTTGTCGGCGACGCGCAGCTCGAACAGCCCGGGATGCCCCGCGGGCTCGATGCGTCGGGCGAGCCCCGCGTCGACGAAATCGCCGAGGGCGTTGTAGACCGACTGCATGCTCGTTGCCGGCAGACGCTCGCGCACCCGGGCGAAGACTTCGTCCGCCCGCGCGTGCGGGAGCGCGTGCAGCGCGTCGTAGACCCCGCGCCGCGTCTCGGTGACGCGAAGGCCCGCGTGACGCAGGGCGATCTCTGTCTCGACGGATGCGGGGGCCACTCCCGCATCCTGTCATTGTTTTGATCTATTCAAAAATACGACACGCCCACGCGCGGATGAACGATCGCTGAACCCGTCCGGTGTCAGCCCGCGACGAGCTCGGTCTGGCCGATGTCGTCTTCGTCCAGATCCCCCGTCTGACCGCGGCGTACGGCCCGGCGCCCGACCACGAGCATGTAGAAGAGGAAGACACCGAGGGCGAGGGCGCCGAGCACGATCTTCGCGGGCCAGGGCCACGGCTGCGGGGTGACATAGGCCTCGACGACCCCCGACAGGGCGAGGGCGAAAACCAGACCGACCGCGACGGTCGCGAGTGAGCGACCCGCTGCGGCGAGCGACTCGCCACGGGAGCGCGGTCCGGGCGCGACCCATGCCCAGAAGACGTGGAGCCCTGCCGCCGCCGCGACGAAGACGCTCGTCAGCTCGAGCAGACCGTGGGGCAGGATGTACGCGAAGAACACGTCGAGCCGGCCGAAGGAACCCATGACCGCGGCCGCCGTCCCGAGGCCGATCGCGTTCTGGATGACGACGGAGACGGGCCAGATGCCGGTGATGCCGAACAGCACGCACTGGGCCGCGATCCAGGCATTGTTCGTCCACACGGTGCCGGCGAACACAGCCGCCGGGTTGTCCGAGTAATAGGCGACGAACTCCTCGTTCGCGTACGAGGAGAGCTGTGCCTCGGGGCCGAGGGTCGCCACGAGTGCGGGATCGGACGAGATCCACAGCGCCACCAGCGCCGCGGCCAGGAAGAAGGCGCCCGCGACGGCCAGGGTCGTCCAGCGCACCCGGTACAGCGCCGCCGGCAGCTGATCGAGGAAGAACTGGGGGATCCGGCGCAGCAGGTTGCCGTCGCCCGCGGTGAGCCGCAGGCGGGCGCGGGCGAGCACGAGCGAGAGGTGATCGGCTTGCAGGCTGCGCCCCGCCGCCGTCTTCAGCTCGGCAAGATCGGCGGACGCCGCCCGGTAGCGCATCACGAGCTCGTCCGCCTCCGGAACGCTCAGCCGCCGTCGGCCGGCCAGCTCGTCCAGACGTTCCCATTCGGACCCGTGAGCGGCCGTGAGCGCGTCGAGGTCCATGTGTTTCACTGTAGCCATGCCCTCCGCCGTGACGCTGGTCGAGATCGGCCAGGATGAGATCCTCACCGGCGAAGCCGTCGCGCTCGACGTGCAACCGGCGGGATTCTTCCTTCGACTGGCGGGGGCCGCGATCGACATGATTGTGACGGTGGCCGCAGCCCTCGTGGTGATGCTGGCGCTCGGGCTGACCGGAGCGTTCTCCGCGGATTCGGGGCTCGGCACGATCGTCTCGATCCTGCTGGCGGTCGTCCTGCTGGTCGTCGCGCCCACGACGATCGAGACCGCCACGCGCGGACGCAGCCTCGGCAAGCTGATCGTCGGCGCCCGCATCGTCCGCGCCGACGGCGGGGCGGCGGGCTTCCGACAGGCGCTGATCCGGGCTCTCGTCGGAGTCCTGGAGGTCTGGTTCACCCTCGGCGCCGTCGCGGCGCTGACCGGGATGTTCACGCCGCGCGCACAGCGATTGGGCGACCTGATGGCGGGCACGTTCAGCCAACGCACGCGCACCGGGCGTCTCGCCTCGTTCGAGCCGCAGGCGCCCGCGCCCCTCGTCGAGTGGGCCCGCATCGCCGATGTGGCGCCGCTGCCGGC contains the following coding sequences:
- a CDS encoding Fur family transcriptional regulator, coding for MAPASVETEIALRHAGLRVTETRRGVYDALHALPHARADEVFARVRERLPATSMQSVYNALGDFVDAGLARRIEPAGHPGLFELRVADNHHHLVCRGCGRVEDVDCVAGAAPCMHPQQAHGFSVEAAEVTFWGMCPACAAQSE
- a CDS encoding stage II sporulation protein M; the protein is MDLDALTAAHGSEWERLDELAGRRRLSVPEADELVMRYRAASADLAELKTAAGRSLQADHLSLVLARARLRLTAGDGNLLRRIPQFFLDQLPAALYRVRWTTLAVAGAFFLAAALVALWISSDPALVATLGPEAQLSSYANEEFVAYYSDNPAAVFAGTVWTNNAWIAAQCVLFGITGIWPVSVVIQNAIGLGTAAAVMGSFGRLDVFFAYILPHGLLELTSVFVAAAAGLHVFWAWVAPGPRSRGESLAAAGRSLATVAVGLVFALALSGVVEAYVTPQPWPWPAKIVLGALALGVFLFYMLVVGRRAVRRGQTGDLDEDDIGQTELVAG
- a CDS encoding RDD family protein, with the translated sequence MPSAVTLVEIGQDEILTGEAVALDVQPAGFFLRLAGAAIDMIVTVAAALVVMLALGLTGAFSADSGLGTIVSILLAVVLLVVAPTTIETATRGRSLGKLIVGARIVRADGGAAGFRQALIRALVGVLEVWFTLGAVAALTGMFTPRAQRLGDLMAGTFSQRTRTGRLASFEPQAPAPLVEWARIADVAPLPAPVARRLARFVRQAEQLQPQARRMLAAQLAAEAAASVSPVPPADPELFVRAVAALRFQRELTAVRARDARAAALLPNAVTRRG